A DNA window from Nocardioides palaemonis contains the following coding sequences:
- a CDS encoding NAD(P)-dependent alcohol dehydrogenase, with protein MKAITHARYGGTDRLRLVDAPAPTPGEGELLVRVHAAAVDRGTWHVMTGTPLLARPGFGLRAPRPRWRTPGRDFAGVVEAVGSGTTGWSVGDPVHGTADGSLAELLVTSTERVARPPSALSTEEAAAVPVSGLTAFQALRHVDVAEGTRVLVVGSSGGVGHLAVQLAAAAGAEVTAVCGPGAEDFARHNGAHHVLVRGHDPLDAGGRAHDLVLDIASNRPRRELRGVLAERGTLVCVGTETGGRLTAGFHRSALAAALDPFVRQHLVMHVSRELGTDLAALDEVVATSTVRPVVDRTFPLERAAEAIDHVGAGRARGKVVVTLA; from the coding sequence GTGAAGGCCATCACCCACGCCCGGTACGGCGGCACCGACCGCCTCCGGCTCGTCGACGCCCCCGCCCCGACCCCCGGCGAGGGCGAGCTGCTGGTGCGCGTCCACGCCGCCGCGGTGGACCGCGGGACCTGGCACGTGATGACCGGTACGCCGCTGCTCGCGCGCCCCGGCTTCGGTCTCCGGGCGCCCCGGCCGCGGTGGCGCACCCCGGGTCGGGACTTCGCGGGGGTGGTCGAGGCGGTCGGCAGCGGCACGACCGGCTGGTCGGTCGGCGACCCCGTCCACGGCACGGCCGACGGCAGCCTCGCCGAGCTGCTCGTCACCAGCACCGAGCGCGTGGCTCGTCCGCCGAGCGCGCTCTCCACCGAGGAGGCGGCCGCCGTCCCCGTGTCGGGCCTGACCGCGTTCCAGGCGCTGCGCCACGTCGACGTCGCGGAGGGGACCCGGGTCCTCGTGGTCGGGTCGTCCGGCGGCGTGGGCCACCTCGCCGTCCAGCTCGCCGCGGCCGCGGGCGCCGAGGTCACGGCGGTGTGCGGGCCCGGCGCCGAGGACTTCGCGCGCCACAACGGCGCCCACCACGTGCTGGTCCGCGGTCACGACCCGCTCGACGCGGGCGGTCGGGCCCACGACCTGGTCCTCGACATCGCCAGCAACCGGCCGCGCCGCGAGCTGCGCGGGGTCCTGGCCGAGCGCGGCACGCTCGTCTGCGTCGGCACCGAGACCGGCGGCCGGCTCACCGCCGGGTTCCACCGCTCGGCGCTCGCGGCCGCGCTCGACCCGTTCGTGCGCCAGCACCTCGTCATGCACGTGTCCCGCGAGCTCGGGACCGACCTCGCCGCGCTCGACGAGGTGGTGGCGACCTCGACCGTCCGACCGGTGGTCGACCGGACCTTCCCCCTCGAGCGCGCGGCCGAGGCGATCGACCACGTCGGCGCTGGGCGCGCCAGGGGCAAGGTGGTCGTGACCCTCGCCTAG
- a CDS encoding TetR/AcrR family transcriptional regulator: MSDTSPRARAREQTMRDIVRIGRSHLATDGAAALSLRAVARDLGVVSSAVYRYVASRDDLLTLLVVDGYDELGDAVDAAEATVSRADHAGRMRAIGRAVRAWALAEPATYALLFGSPVPGYEAPAERTTEPGTRVVRRLVEVWEDAWVAGEASVPEVGVAPRRLARDLARIRKDLSLTAPDELVARGMLAWAALFGCVSFEVFGQYGANTFTDPKDVFEHHLDVLVATVGL, from the coding sequence ATGTCGGACACCTCGCCCCGCGCCCGGGCCCGCGAGCAGACGATGCGCGACATCGTCCGCATCGGACGTTCCCACCTCGCCACCGACGGCGCCGCCGCGCTCTCGCTGCGGGCGGTGGCGCGCGACCTCGGCGTGGTGTCGTCCGCGGTCTACCGCTACGTCGCGAGCCGCGACGACCTGCTCACCCTGCTCGTCGTCGACGGCTACGACGAGCTCGGCGACGCGGTCGACGCGGCGGAGGCGACGGTGTCCCGGGCCGACCATGCCGGACGGATGCGGGCGATCGGGCGCGCGGTCCGCGCGTGGGCGCTCGCCGAGCCCGCGACGTACGCCCTGCTCTTCGGCAGCCCGGTGCCCGGCTACGAGGCGCCGGCCGAGCGGACCACTGAGCCCGGCACGCGGGTGGTCCGACGGCTGGTCGAGGTGTGGGAGGACGCGTGGGTGGCCGGCGAGGCGTCCGTGCCGGAGGTCGGGGTCGCTCCGCGTCGGCTCGCGCGCGACCTCGCCCGGATCCGGAAGGACCTGTCCCTCACTGCGCCCGACGAGCTGGTCGCCCGGGGGATGCTCGCGTGGGCGGCGCTCTTCGGGTGCGTGAGCTTCGAGGTGTTCGGGCAGTACGGCGCGAACACGTTCACCGATCCCAAGGACGTCTTCGAGCACCACCTCGACGTGCTGGTGGCGACCGTCGGCCTCTAG
- a CDS encoding NAD-dependent epimerase/dehydratase family protein, which yields MSVHVVTGAGPVGSTVALQLAGTGEQVRLLTRSGSGPEHPLVERRRVDVSRPDHLDEAFAGAVAVHHCIHGSRYDARTWRAELPLAERVVLEAAGRAGAVVVFPESLYSYGPVDRPMTEDLPRAASTGKLGVRTELLAQREASATPTVSVAASDFYGPLVRNAHAGERMVPTVLAGRTMRVVGSLDQPHSFTYVPDLAAAMVRAASREDLWNSFLHAPTAPAVTQRRLVEMVAAAGGVPVPKVSAVPAGVFSAMGLVSRDMRELAETSYMFSAPFVLDSSRSEERLGLAPTPLGDGLAATVAWWRHGTDE from the coding sequence ATGTCCGTCCACGTCGTCACCGGAGCCGGTCCGGTCGGCTCCACCGTCGCCCTCCAGCTCGCCGGGACCGGCGAGCAGGTCCGCCTGCTGACCCGATCGGGCTCCGGCCCGGAGCACCCGCTCGTCGAGCGCCGGCGGGTCGACGTCTCCCGTCCCGACCACCTCGACGAGGCGTTCGCCGGCGCGGTCGCGGTCCACCACTGCATCCACGGCTCGCGCTACGACGCCCGCACCTGGCGCGCCGAGCTCCCGCTCGCCGAGCGGGTCGTCCTCGAGGCGGCCGGGCGCGCCGGCGCCGTGGTCGTCTTCCCGGAGAGCCTCTACTCCTACGGTCCGGTCGACCGGCCGATGACCGAGGACCTCCCCCGCGCCGCGTCGACCGGCAAGCTCGGCGTCCGCACCGAGCTGCTCGCCCAGCGCGAGGCGTCCGCGACGCCGACCGTGAGCGTGGCCGCCTCCGACTTCTACGGGCCCCTGGTCCGCAACGCCCACGCCGGCGAGCGGATGGTCCCCACCGTCCTCGCCGGTCGCACGATGCGCGTGGTCGGCAGCCTGGACCAGCCGCACTCCTTCACCTACGTCCCCGACCTCGCCGCGGCGATGGTCCGCGCCGCCTCCCGCGAGGACCTGTGGAACTCCTTCCTGCACGCGCCCACCGCTCCTGCCGTCACGCAGCGCCGGCTCGTCGAGATGGTCGCGGCCGCCGGCGGCGTACCCGTCCCGAAGGTGTCCGCGGTGCCGGCCGGGGTCTTCTCCGCCATGGGCCTCGTCTCGCGCGACATGCGGGAGCTCGCGGAGACGTCCTACATGTTCTCCGCGCCGTTCGTGCTCGACTCCAGCCGCAGCGAGGAGCGCCTCGGCCTCGCACCGACGCCCCTCGGGGACGGGCTCGCGGCGACGGTCGCCTGGTGGCGCCACGGTACGGACGAGTAA
- a CDS encoding pyruvate carboxylase yields the protein MFSKVLVANRGEIAVRAFRAAREIGARTVAVFPHEDRGSEHRMRAEEAYQIGEVGHPVRAYLDPEAIVQVAVDCGADAVYPGYGFLSENPALAEACAAAGITFIGPSAEVLTLTGNKARAIAAAKAAGVPVLESVPPSTDVEELLAAAEQIEAPLFVKAVAGGGGRGMRRVDDRSDLREAIETCMREAEGAFGDPTVFIEQAVVDPRHIEVQVLSDGTGSDDGVIHLYERDCSVQRRHQKVVEIAPAPSLDPDLRDRICADAVRFAREIGYKNAGTVEFLLDPSGKYVFIEMNPRIQVEHTVTEEVTGVDLVQAQMRIAAGATLADLELTQDSVAPRGFALQCRITTEDPANGFRPDTGRITMYRSPGGPGVRLDGGTTYTGAEVSPHFDSMLAKLTCRGRTFEAAVQKARRALLEFRIRGVSTNVGFLQAVLADPDFAAGGVTTSFIEDHPHLLKAQVGGDRATRLLEYLADVTVNQPHGAAPVTVAPESKLARLDRSQPVPDGTRQLLREVGPEEFARRLRAQKDVAVTDTTFRDAHQSLLATRVRTRDLLAVADHVARTTPQLWSVECWGGATYDVALRFLNEDPWERLAALREAIPNIGLQMLLRGRNTVGYTPYPTEVTEAFVEEAAETGIDVFRIFDALNDVSQMRPAIDAVRATGTSVAEVALCYTGDLSSPDEKLYTLDYYLRLAESIVDAGAHVLAIKDMAGLLRAPAARTLVTALRERFDLPVHLHTHDTPGGQLATLLTAIDAGVDAVDGAAASMAGGTSQPALSALVSATDHSPRETGLSLAAVNAMEPYWEAVRRVYAPFESGLPAPTGRVYRHEIPGGQLSNLRQQAIALGLGEKFEQVEDMYAAANDILGNVVKVTPSSKVVGDLALALVAAGADPAEFEADPASYDVPDSVVGFLSGELGDPPGGWPEPFRSRALAGRTWKQPAETLTDEQRASLSSDRRTTLNELLFPGPTAAFRESRETYGDLAGVSTTDYLYGLRRGEEHRVRVREGREMLFGLEAISEADERGMRTVMATVDGQLRPVQVRDRSISADVASAEKADGSAGQVAAPYDGAVTVTVAEGDAVEAGQTVATIEAMKMEASITAPVAGTVQRVVISATKAAEGGDLVLVIG from the coding sequence ATGTTCTCCAAGGTGCTCGTCGCCAACCGTGGCGAGATCGCAGTCCGGGCCTTCCGTGCGGCGCGCGAGATCGGTGCGCGCACGGTGGCCGTCTTCCCCCACGAGGACCGGGGCTCCGAGCACCGGATGCGGGCCGAGGAGGCCTACCAGATCGGCGAGGTCGGCCACCCGGTGCGTGCCTACCTCGACCCCGAGGCGATCGTGCAGGTCGCGGTGGACTGCGGCGCCGACGCGGTCTACCCCGGCTACGGCTTCCTCTCGGAGAACCCGGCGCTGGCCGAGGCCTGCGCCGCGGCCGGCATCACCTTCATCGGCCCCAGCGCCGAGGTGCTGACCCTCACCGGCAACAAGGCCCGCGCGATCGCCGCCGCCAAGGCGGCCGGCGTCCCGGTGCTGGAGTCCGTCCCGCCCTCGACCGACGTCGAGGAGCTCCTCGCGGCGGCGGAGCAGATCGAGGCGCCGCTCTTCGTCAAGGCCGTCGCCGGCGGTGGCGGTCGCGGCATGCGGCGGGTGGACGACCGGTCGGACCTGCGCGAGGCGATCGAGACCTGCATGCGCGAGGCCGAGGGCGCCTTCGGCGACCCGACCGTCTTCATCGAGCAGGCCGTCGTCGACCCGCGCCACATCGAGGTGCAGGTCCTCTCCGACGGGACCGGCTCCGACGACGGCGTGATCCACCTCTACGAGCGCGACTGCTCGGTGCAGCGGCGCCACCAGAAGGTCGTCGAGATCGCCCCGGCCCCCAGCCTCGACCCCGACCTCCGGGACCGGATCTGCGCCGACGCGGTGCGCTTCGCCCGCGAGATCGGCTACAAGAACGCCGGTACCGTCGAGTTCCTCCTCGACCCCTCCGGGAAGTACGTCTTCATCGAGATGAACCCCCGCATCCAGGTCGAGCACACGGTGACCGAGGAGGTCACCGGCGTCGACCTCGTGCAGGCGCAGATGCGGATCGCCGCCGGCGCCACCCTCGCCGACCTCGAGCTCACCCAGGACTCGGTCGCGCCCCGCGGGTTCGCGCTGCAGTGCCGGATCACCACTGAGGACCCGGCCAACGGGTTCCGTCCCGACACCGGCCGGATCACGATGTACCGCTCCCCCGGCGGCCCGGGCGTACGCCTCGACGGCGGCACGACCTACACCGGCGCCGAGGTCAGCCCGCACTTCGACTCGATGCTCGCCAAGCTGACCTGCCGCGGGCGGACCTTCGAGGCCGCCGTGCAGAAGGCGCGCCGGGCGCTGCTGGAGTTCCGCATCCGCGGCGTCTCCACCAACGTCGGCTTCCTGCAGGCCGTCCTCGCCGACCCCGACTTCGCCGCCGGCGGCGTCACCACGTCGTTCATCGAGGACCACCCGCATCTGCTCAAGGCGCAGGTCGGCGGCGACCGCGCCACGCGCCTCCTGGAGTACCTCGCCGACGTCACGGTCAACCAGCCCCACGGTGCCGCGCCGGTCACCGTCGCCCCGGAGTCCAAGCTCGCGCGGCTCGACCGGTCGCAGCCCGTCCCCGACGGCACCCGCCAGCTGCTGCGCGAGGTCGGGCCTGAGGAGTTCGCCCGTCGGCTGCGCGCGCAGAAGGACGTCGCCGTCACCGACACCACCTTCCGCGACGCCCACCAGTCGCTGCTCGCGACCCGCGTCCGCACCCGCGACCTGCTCGCCGTCGCCGACCACGTCGCGCGCACCACGCCGCAGCTGTGGTCGGTCGAGTGCTGGGGCGGGGCGACCTACGACGTCGCGCTCCGCTTCCTCAACGAGGACCCGTGGGAGCGGCTGGCCGCGCTGCGCGAGGCGATCCCCAACATCGGCCTGCAGATGCTGCTGCGCGGGCGCAACACGGTCGGCTACACGCCGTACCCGACCGAGGTCACCGAGGCGTTCGTCGAGGAGGCCGCCGAGACCGGGATCGACGTGTTCCGGATCTTCGACGCCCTCAACGACGTGTCGCAGATGCGGCCCGCCATCGACGCCGTCCGGGCGACCGGCACGTCGGTCGCCGAGGTCGCGCTCTGCTACACCGGTGACCTGTCCTCGCCCGACGAGAAGCTCTACACGCTCGACTACTACCTCCGCCTCGCCGAGTCGATCGTCGACGCCGGCGCCCACGTGCTGGCGATCAAGGACATGGCCGGACTGCTCCGGGCACCCGCGGCCCGCACGCTGGTGACGGCGCTGCGCGAGCGGTTCGACCTGCCGGTCCACCTCCACACCCACGACACCCCGGGCGGCCAGCTCGCCACCCTCCTCACGGCGATCGACGCCGGGGTCGACGCCGTCGACGGCGCTGCCGCCTCGATGGCCGGCGGCACGTCCCAGCCCGCGCTGTCGGCCCTGGTCTCCGCGACCGACCACTCCCCGCGCGAGACCGGCCTCTCGCTCGCGGCAGTCAACGCGATGGAGCCCTACTGGGAGGCGGTGCGCCGCGTCTATGCGCCGTTCGAGTCCGGCCTGCCCGCCCCGACCGGTCGGGTCTACCGCCACGAGATCCCCGGCGGCCAGCTCTCCAACCTGCGCCAGCAGGCGATCGCGCTCGGCCTCGGCGAGAAGTTCGAGCAGGTCGAGGACATGTACGCCGCCGCCAACGACATCCTCGGCAACGTGGTCAAGGTGACCCCGTCGTCGAAGGTCGTCGGCGACCTCGCCCTCGCGCTGGTCGCCGCGGGCGCGGACCCGGCCGAGTTCGAGGCCGACCCGGCGTCCTACGACGTCCCGGACTCCGTGGTCGGCTTCCTCAGCGGCGAGCTCGGCGACCCGCCCGGCGGATGGCCCGAGCCGTTCCGGAGCAGGGCGCTCGCCGGCCGGACCTGGAAGCAGCCCGCCGAGACCCTCACCGACGAGCAGCGTGCCAGCCTGTCGTCCGACCGGCGCACGACGCTCAACGAGCTGCTCTTCCCCGGACCGACGGCGGCCTTCCGCGAGTCGCGGGAGACCTACGGCGACCTCGCGGGCGTCTCGACGACCGACTACCTCTACGGCCTGCGCCGCGGCGAGGAGCACCGCGTCCGGGTCCGGGAGGGCCGCGAGATGCTGTTCGGCCTCGAGGCGATCAGCGAGGCCGACGAGCGCGGCATGCGCACCGTGATGGCCACCGTCGACGGCCAGCTGCGGCCGGTGCAGGTGCGTGACCGGAGCATCTCCGCCGACGTGGCGTCCGCCGAGAAGGCCGACGGCAGCGCCGGCCAGGTCGCGGCTCCCTACGACGGCGCGGTGACGGTCACCGTCGCCGAGGGCGACGCCGTCGAGGCCGGCCAGACCGTCGCGACGATCGAGGCGATGAAGATGGAGGCCTCGATCACCGCGCCGGTCGCCGGCACCGTCCAGCGCGTGGTCATCTCCGCCACCAAGGCCGCCGAGGGCGGCGACCTGGTCCTGGTGATCGGCTGA
- a CDS encoding RNA polymerase subunit sigma-70: protein METLERELVVDDLREIDEEAFTAHAQRHRRELHVHCYRMLGSFEDAEDAVQETFLRGWRRRETFAGRSTFRAWLYRIATNACLDLLAARRPGPATGGEVPWLQPYPDHLLDELPARDADGPEARAVARETVELAYLVALQHLAPRARAALVLRDVLGWPAREVADLLGDSVASVNSALQRARAAMREHLPRDRQDWTDDADDATRDLVRRFTDASVATDVGALAAMLRDDVRSSMPPTPGVRVGREAVVADWVADGYELLTGLRPLPTSVNRQPAVAFYLRNDDVGAWLPLTLDVLRVSGGAVTEVTTFGAEQFPHLGLPERLVSSPAG from the coding sequence GTGGAGACACTGGAACGGGAGCTGGTCGTGGACGACCTGAGGGAGATCGACGAGGAGGCGTTCACCGCGCACGCGCAGCGGCACCGCCGCGAGCTGCACGTGCACTGCTACCGCATGCTCGGCTCGTTCGAGGACGCCGAGGACGCCGTGCAGGAGACGTTCCTGCGCGGGTGGCGGCGGCGCGAGACCTTCGCGGGACGCTCCACGTTCCGCGCGTGGCTCTACCGGATCGCCACCAACGCCTGCCTCGACCTGCTGGCCGCGCGCCGTCCCGGTCCCGCCACCGGCGGCGAGGTGCCGTGGCTGCAGCCCTACCCCGACCACCTGCTCGACGAGCTGCCCGCGCGCGACGCGGACGGTCCCGAGGCACGTGCCGTCGCCCGGGAGACCGTCGAGCTGGCCTACCTCGTCGCGCTGCAGCACCTCGCGCCGCGGGCGCGCGCCGCGCTGGTGCTCCGCGACGTCCTCGGCTGGCCCGCACGCGAGGTCGCCGACCTGCTCGGCGACTCGGTCGCGTCGGTCAACAGCGCGCTGCAGCGCGCCCGCGCCGCGATGCGCGAGCACCTCCCCCGCGACCGGCAGGACTGGACCGACGACGCCGACGACGCGACCCGCGACCTGGTCCGGCGCTTCACCGACGCGAGCGTGGCCACCGACGTCGGGGCCCTCGCGGCGATGCTGCGCGACGACGTCCGCAGCTCGATGCCGCCGACGCCGGGCGTCCGCGTCGGGCGCGAGGCGGTCGTCGCCGACTGGGTCGCCGACGGCTACGAGCTCCTCACCGGACTGCGGCCGCTGCCGACCTCGGTCAACCGGCAGCCGGCCGTCGCGTTCTACCTGCGCAACGACGACGTCGGCGCATGGCTGCCACTGACGCTCGACGTGCTGCGGGTCTCCGGCGGGGCCGTCACCGAGGTCACCACCTTCGGCGCGGAGCAGTTCCCGCACCTCGGGCTCCCCGAGCGGCTGGTCAGCTCGCCGGCTGGTTGA
- a CDS encoding SGNH/GDSL hydrolase family protein: MRSTRRLAALLAVLVLGASGCSAGGAAGDDDPLPDPVVETEVTSDVDYVALGDSFSAGPFIGTMRTDPTGCARSRDNYPAFLADWLDVATYTDVTCSAATTADLTGTMTMFDGNTTGPQLDAVTRETDLVTLGMGGNDFGIYDALIGCQEGAAAACPVDRLRADTAKVADNVQQAVRRIRRAAAPDATVYVVGYPDILPTEGTCRAVGVSADVLGPVTEVAGLLNDALEQGARRGGASYVDMEAVSEGHDVCAKGRAWVNGPRFRAGIAAPFHPKINGMRAVATEVYRAITGEDPEVTEYAEPDPDAVVLNQPAS; the protein is encoded by the coding sequence GTGAGGAGCACGCGTCGGCTCGCCGCGCTCCTCGCGGTCCTCGTCCTCGGCGCCAGCGGCTGCTCGGCGGGTGGGGCGGCGGGCGACGACGACCCGCTGCCCGACCCGGTGGTCGAGACCGAGGTCACCTCCGACGTGGACTACGTCGCTCTCGGCGACTCGTTCTCCGCGGGCCCCTTCATCGGGACGATGCGCACCGACCCGACGGGGTGCGCGCGCTCGCGCGACAACTACCCCGCCTTCCTGGCCGACTGGCTCGACGTGGCCACGTACACCGACGTCACCTGCTCCGCCGCCACCACCGCCGACCTCACCGGCACCATGACCATGTTCGACGGCAACACGACCGGCCCGCAGCTCGACGCGGTCACCCGCGAGACCGACCTCGTCACCCTCGGGATGGGCGGCAACGACTTCGGCATCTACGACGCCCTCATCGGCTGCCAGGAGGGTGCTGCCGCCGCCTGCCCGGTCGACCGGTTGCGCGCCGACACCGCGAAGGTGGCCGACAACGTCCAGCAGGCCGTGCGCCGGATCCGCCGCGCCGCGGCCCCGGATGCCACCGTCTACGTCGTCGGCTACCCCGACATCCTCCCGACCGAGGGCACGTGCCGGGCGGTCGGCGTCAGCGCCGACGTCCTCGGCCCGGTGACCGAGGTCGCCGGCCTGCTCAACGATGCCCTCGAGCAGGGAGCCCGCCGGGGCGGTGCGTCGTACGTCGACATGGAGGCGGTCTCCGAGGGCCACGACGTGTGCGCCAAGGGCCGGGCCTGGGTCAACGGCCCGCGGTTCCGCGCGGGGATCGCTGCGCCCTTCCACCCCAAGATCAACGGCATGCGGGCCGTCGCGACCGAGGTCTACCGCGCGATCACCGGCGAGGACCCCGAGGTCACGGAGTACGCCGAGCCCGACCCGGACGCCGTCGTCCTCAACCAGCCGGCGAGCTGA
- a CDS encoding SpoIID/LytB domain-containing protein, with protein sequence MTLTRTALALATSAALLSALASPAAAGDRQRRAVETWTTPGSTAITITGHGYGHGHGLSQYGAQGAALQGLTWQQIVEFYYPGTTWGEVRGKVRVLITADTGRDVQVVARPGIKVGSLARNRTWRLPSLPARKWRLVAKGQDTLVQRTTGSRWRTWKRVPGEAEFSSRSGPLTLVTPTGRHSYRGTLQSVSPRQGKRQTVNRVGMEAYLRGVVPQEVPALWQPAAVSAQSVAARTYAAFERSHPSAGHYDLCDTSQCQVYGGVDVEHPAATDAIRATAKQGLTYDGRPAFTQFSASNGGYSSAGSMPYLVAQADPYDAVDNPKYSTWTTTVDDTVVEQQWPAVGDLTGIEVTTRDGNGEWGGRVGDMAFIGTAGTVRVTGDDVRSALGLSSSWFTFAVTPRQKGQARQ encoded by the coding sequence ATGACCCTCACCCGCACTGCCCTCGCGCTCGCCACGAGCGCCGCGCTCCTGTCCGCCCTCGCCTCCCCGGCCGCCGCGGGCGACCGGCAGCGCCGCGCGGTCGAGACGTGGACGACCCCCGGCAGCACCGCGATCACGATCACCGGGCACGGCTACGGCCACGGCCACGGTTTGTCCCAGTACGGCGCCCAGGGCGCCGCCCTGCAGGGCCTCACCTGGCAGCAGATCGTCGAGTTCTACTACCCCGGCACGACGTGGGGCGAGGTGCGCGGCAAGGTCCGGGTGCTGATCACCGCCGACACCGGGCGCGACGTGCAGGTCGTCGCGCGTCCCGGCATCAAGGTCGGCAGCCTCGCGCGCAACCGCACGTGGCGGCTCCCGTCGCTCCCGGCGCGCAAGTGGCGCCTGGTCGCGAAGGGCCAGGACACCCTCGTCCAGCGCACCACCGGCTCGCGCTGGCGGACCTGGAAGCGGGTGCCCGGCGAGGCCGAGTTCTCCTCGCGCAGCGGCCCGCTCACCCTCGTCACGCCGACCGGTCGCCACTCCTACCGCGGCACCCTCCAGTCGGTCTCGCCCCGCCAGGGCAAGCGGCAGACCGTCAACCGGGTCGGCATGGAGGCCTACCTTCGCGGGGTCGTCCCGCAGGAGGTCCCCGCCCTGTGGCAGCCCGCCGCGGTGAGCGCGCAGTCCGTGGCGGCGCGGACCTACGCCGCCTTCGAGCGCTCGCACCCGTCGGCCGGTCACTACGACCTGTGCGACACCTCCCAGTGCCAGGTCTACGGTGGCGTCGACGTCGAGCACCCGGCCGCCACCGACGCGATCCGCGCCACGGCGAAGCAGGGCCTGACCTACGACGGGCGCCCGGCCTTCACCCAGTTCTCGGCCAGCAACGGCGGATACTCGTCGGCCGGGTCGATGCCCTACCTGGTGGCGCAGGCCGACCCCTACGACGCCGTCGACAACCCGAAGTACTCCACCTGGACCACGACGGTCGACGACACGGTGGTCGAGCAGCAGTGGCCGGCGGTCGGCGACCTCACGGGCATCGAGGTCACCACCCGCGACGGCAACGGCGAGTGGGGCGGCCGCGTGGGCGACATGGCGTTCATCGGCACCGCCGGCACCGTCCGGGTCACCGGCGACGACGTGCGCTCGGCGCTCGGGCTCAGCTCGAGCTGGTTCACCTTCGCGGTGACGCCGCGGCAGAAGGGCCAGGCGCGCCAGTGA
- a CDS encoding Fpg/Nei family DNA glycosylase, whose product MPEGDSVWKLARRLDRQLAGHAVVRSDFRTPRLATRDVSGRTVLGHDTHGKHLLTRFSGTDSSPAATLHSHLRMDGSWSTLSPGKRLPGRVQPHVRLVLTLDDDRTVHGVRLHDLDLVPTDREHDLVGHLGPDPLREDWDAAEAVRRVGADPATPLVSALLDQRRMAGLGNLWANELAFLTGVSPWTPVGDVDVERLVGRAATMLRHSATVEGAYQVTTGSPVKGDDHWVVGRQRHGCRRCGGPVSTAEEVAGDAANRWTWWCPSCQPGPGPEARVGVRPGAAAARPRRPSRSSRGRR is encoded by the coding sequence GTGCCCGAGGGAGACAGCGTCTGGAAGCTCGCCCGGCGGCTGGACCGCCAGCTCGCCGGCCACGCGGTCGTCCGCTCGGACTTCCGCACGCCCCGACTGGCGACGCGCGACGTCTCCGGTCGCACGGTGCTGGGCCACGACACCCACGGCAAGCACCTGCTGACCCGGTTCTCCGGCACCGACAGCTCACCAGCCGCGACCCTCCACAGCCACCTCCGGATGGACGGCTCGTGGTCGACGCTCTCGCCCGGCAAGCGCCTGCCCGGGCGGGTCCAGCCCCACGTCCGGCTGGTGCTGACCCTCGACGACGACCGCACCGTCCACGGCGTCCGGCTCCACGACCTCGACCTGGTCCCGACCGACCGCGAGCACGACCTCGTCGGCCACCTCGGGCCCGACCCGCTGCGCGAGGACTGGGACGCCGCAGAGGCGGTGCGGCGCGTCGGCGCGGACCCCGCGACGCCGCTCGTCAGCGCGCTTCTCGACCAGCGCCGGATGGCGGGCCTGGGCAACCTGTGGGCCAACGAGCTGGCCTTCCTCACCGGCGTCAGCCCGTGGACTCCCGTGGGCGACGTCGACGTGGAGCGGCTGGTCGGGCGGGCGGCGACCATGCTGCGCCACTCCGCGACGGTCGAGGGCGCCTACCAGGTCACTACCGGCTCGCCGGTGAAGGGCGACGACCACTGGGTCGTCGGACGCCAGCGCCACGGCTGCCGCCGCTGCGGCGGGCCGGTGAGCACTGCCGAGGAGGTCGCCGGCGACGCCGCCAACCGCTGGACGTGGTGGTGCCCGTCGTGCCAGCCGGGCCCGGGTCCCGAGGCCCGGGTCGGGGTCAGACCCGGTGCAGCCGCCGCGCGGCCTCGGCGACCGAGCCGCTCATCGAGGGGTAGACGGTGA